The Meiothermus sp. QL-1 DNA window ACCTTCATTCCTACCCCCGGGGTGGACATCAGCAAGATCCGCGAGTTCCTCGGGACCCAGGCGGGCAGCGCCCTGGGCTTGATAAACCTATTCTCAGGCGGAAACTTCGAGCAGTTCTCCATCTTCGCCCTGGGCATTATGCCCTACATCACCGCGGCCATCATCATGCAACTCCTGGTCACGGTGGTCCCGGCGCTGGAGAAGCTGCAGAAGGAGGGGGAGGAGGGCCGCCGCATCATCACCCAGTACACCCGTATTGGGGGGATTGCCCTAGGAGCGGTGCAAGGCCTTTTTCTGGCCACGGCCTTCTTGGGGGCCAACAACGGGGCCTTCCTTCTGCCTGGATGGGAGCCGGGCTTCTTCTTCTACTTCGTGGTGGTGGTTACCCAGGTGGCGGGCATAGCCCTGTTGCTTTGGATGGCCGAGCGCATCACCGAATACGGCATCGGCAACGGCACCAGCATGGTGATCTTTGCTGGGATTGTGGCTTCCTGGGGACCGCAGCTGGTCCGCACCTTTGGCCTGGTGCGCACCGGGGAGGTCAACCTGATTGCCCTCCTCTTCTTCCTGGCCTTCGTCGTGCTGGCCTTTGCGGCCATGGCTGCGGTGCAGCAAGCCGAGCGGCGCATTCCGGTCCAGTACGCCCGCAAGCAGGTGGGGCGCAGGATGTTTGGGGGGCAGGCCACTTATATCCCCATCAAACTCAATGCCGCCGGGGTGATCCCCATCATCTTTGCAGCGGCCCTGCTGCAGCTTCCGCTTTTTCTTACCGGGGTCTTCCCGGACTCCTCGGTGGCCCAGGCGGTGGCCAACTTTTTCACCCCCAACCGCTTCCCAGGGCTCCTGATCGAGGTGCTCCTCATCATCGGCTTCACCTATGTCTACACCGCGGTGCAGTTTGACCCCCGGCGTATCTCGGAGAACCTGCGGGAGTACGGCGGCTTTATCCCGGGTATTCGACCGGGCGAGCCTACGGTGAAGTTTTTGGAGCACATCGTCTCTCGTCTTACCCTCTGGGGGGCCATCTTTTTGGGGTTGGTGGCGGCCCTGCCCACCATCATGCAGAACCTGACCGGGGTGACCACCCTGGCCTTCCACTTTTCCGGTATCAGCCTCCTGATCG harbors:
- the secY gene encoding preprotein translocase subunit SecY, which produces MLAAFRSAIVIPELRKRILFTLLVLALYRLGTFIPTPGVDISKIREFLGTQAGSALGLINLFSGGNFEQFSIFALGIMPYITAAIIMQLLVTVVPALEKLQKEGEEGRRIITQYTRIGGIALGAVQGLFLATAFLGANNGAFLLPGWEPGFFFYFVVVVTQVAGIALLLWMAERITEYGIGNGTSMVIFAGIVASWGPQLVRTFGLVRTGEVNLIALLFFLAFVVLAFAAMAAVQQAERRIPVQYARKQVGRRMFGGQATYIPIKLNAAGVIPIIFAAALLQLPLFLTGVFPDSSVAQAVANFFTPNRFPGLLIEVLLIIGFTYVYTAVQFDPRRISENLREYGGFIPGIRPGEPTVKFLEHIVSRLTLWGAIFLGLVAALPTIMQNLTGVTTLAFHFSGISLLIVVGVALDTLRQIEAQLQMRNYEGFLSRGRLRGRTR